Genomic window (Deltaproteobacteria bacterium):
GTCCGAGACAGTGTGACAACCTCTATTGCCACAGCCGGGGAACGGACCGGATTGCGCCCTTCGATGATTCCGCCGGCGCTCCTAACATGACGCCTACCTGGGGGGCCGCCATTGGCTGTAATTACTGCCATGGAAATAATAGTTACAGCGACTGGCGCAAGGCCATGCCTGACTATACGACGGGAAGCCCCAAGGGGAACAGCCACGAGACGCATGTTATCAAAAACAATGTAGAGTGCTACACCTGCCATAGTGTAACGCTGGCCAACTCGTCCACCATCGGCAGTACGGCCACCCATGTGGATAAGGTCTATAATATTGATTTGTTGCCCACCTACGATGCAGGTGATCCAAACTACGATTCCGGTAGCCACACCTGTGATAATGCGAGCTGTCATGGCGGTAATATTACACCTCCCTGGGGTAATACCATTGAATGTGAAAGTTGCCACGGCAATGCCTATGATGTGGATGACTATGCCCGGTGGACCAACTTTACGGGTGTCGTTGCACAAATCTATACGAGTGATTTCACTGTCCGTGGTCATGGCAGGACGACAGGAAATTACGATATAACGGGTAATGGGGGCGCCGACAGGGTCTGTAAGGATTGCCATGATCAAACGGCGCCTCACGGCGGGGCTGAAAAGCCTTTCAGGACCCAAATTTCGGGTGATCCCGATACGTTCTGTCTCAGCTGTCACGGTTCTGGCGCCCAGTTGCAGGGGGCCTTCTCGAGCATAACCGGTATCAAAAGCCATACCTTTACAGGCATGTCTGAAGCGGGAGGCTACCAGAACCATACAAGCTGGCGTATAGCGCCCAAATGTATCGACTGCCACGATCCGCACGGTGACGGTAATATTGCCATGATCCATGACAAGGTGCATACCGGCGGCAGTGACGATAAAGGACGAAGGAATGCCTTCTTCAATAAATCGACGGTGGTTTTCAGGAACCACTCTAATGCCGACAGTTTTGCCAACAGCAGTATTTACAGTCTCTGCCAGGCCTGTCATACGAAGACATCCCATTTCAGGCAGGAGGGCTTTGGCGGGGCTTCCGATCAACTGCATAGCAATATTGGTGGCGCTGCGGGCAAGAGATGTACGCCAACCTGCCATAATCACCGGGGTGGTTTTGCCCACGGAATCAGCGGTGGCAGCGGTGGCGCCGGCGGAACGGGTTGTGTTGCCTGTCATGGCCACGAGAAAGGAACCCTTTATGATCCTGATATGCAACTGCCGGTAACCTTCGGCTCTCTTTCAAGCATGGGCGCCGGAACGGCGACGCCACATTCGACCCATACCGAAACGGATGCCGATGACAAGAGAGGACCTGCAGTTTATTGCAGTACTTGCCATGATATCAACAATATTCCTTACTTTAAATCAGGAACGGATGCCAACGGTGACGGCAGGTTTAACCTGTCTGAAACCGATGTCTGTGATGCCTGTCATAGTCCCGCAGGATCTTATGACGGTGTCGATGATCCATCCGTTGGGGCGAAGAACAACTGGCATAGTGGTGGAGTATACAATAATAATACGGCCCTTAAGGCAGGGAAGGAAAAGTGGTGTGCAGGTTGTCATGATGATGCGTCATCCTATGTTCCAAACTTCAGCAATATTTCAGCGCCAAATGTTATAGGCAATGAGACAAGCATCTATACCTACGGTCAGGGATACGGTTTTTACAAGACAGGCCATGGTCTTCCTGCAAACGAGACGGTTCCGTCAAGTGGTGGAATCAAGAGTGGCCCCGGCAAGAATTGTCCTGATTGTCACAATATTACACTGCCTCATATCGATGGCAATGCCAGAACATTCGATTGCAGTGATGGTTGTGATAGTGTCGAGTACCAGGCCGGCTACAGGTTAAGGCTTGTGGGCGGACTAAATCCCATGGAGGTTCCCCGCACCACAGCCAGTGATGCTTCAGACTACAGGTTATGTTTCAGTTGCCACGATTCTGCGCCTTTCCTCATTGCCGCATCGACGCAAACGAATTTTTTGACGGCCAATTTTACGTTGACCACGAGTATTAACAGACATGAGTATCATCTTGTACAGACAAATAATCGTTATGTCGCGGATTATGATGGCGCAGCTTATGATCTAGGAACCTTAAACAGCCGCATAACCTGTCTTGTTTGTCATAATGTTCATGGTTCCACGCAGCTGGCAATGATTAGAGATGCCTCCTTGATGGGCAGAAATGAGGGTATCAAGGTCTGGTACAGGAATGATGATGTTGTTTACTTCGATACGACCAATACAGATCCGCCGTCACCTGAAGATCTGCCGCTGTCGGCAAGCACAGGCGCTATTTACAGAGGCGCAACGGCGGCAAATGTCCTTTGTACTCATTGCCACTTCAATAATAACACGGTAGGAACCATAAGAAATCCCTTCAAAAACCTGACGACGGCCCCTCAGCTTGACTGGACGGGAGATGGGAACTTTATTGCCGATGGCGCCAATCCTGATAGTGGCGTCGGTGGCGCCTATTTCGAATTCCGTGTCAAGTACACAGACACGAGAAACCTCGCCCCAGGCTCTGTACAGGTCTGGATTGATGTTGACGATGATAATGCAGGTATTGGTGGTTATGAAGCAACTGAAAAGTTTGACATGATACCTGCCAATTCGGGCGATGGTAATTACACCGACGGTAATGAATATTCAAAGGTAATCAGGATTTACAAAGGCGGTGATAACACCATTAAATACCGTTTCTATGCATCTGACGGCACGAAAGAGGCAACCGGTGACCCGACGATTAATAACAGTATTGCCATAGTGAACAATAGTCCTGTACTCGACTGGACGGCAGAAAAATACTATGTAGAGGATGGTGTCAATCCCGACAGAGGCAGCAATGGAAGCAAGTTTGTTTTCAGGGTAAGCTACACCGACAATGATGATGAATGTCCGCCGGCGGCCGGTGATATGCAGGTATGGATAGACGCTAATGATGTTAACAGTTACGAAGGTGGGGAAATGTTTAACATGAGCGCTGTTAATCCCGGTGATACAAGCTGTTCCGATGGCAAGTTCTATGTGTATAGCACTAACCTTTCCAATGCAGGCGATGGCACATTGAATTACACCTTCCGTGCCTCAGACGGTTTTGCCGCCGCCTCCGGCCCGGCTTCTGAAGATAGTCAATTATCGGTTACCGGTGGAACAAACAGCCCGCCTGCGCTTGATTGGGCAACAGCGGCCTGTTTGACGGACGGTGTAAGGCCTCTTGAGGGAGCAACGGGCGCTGATTACCAGTTTATGGTCAGCTACACGGACCCTGACAATGATGTTTGCCCGCCGCCGGCAGGTAATATGCAGGTCTGGATCGATGAAAATGATGCTTCCGGTTATGAAGCCGGTGAGAAGCATAATATGACGGCTATGGATGCCGGCGATAATGATTGCTCTGATGGTAAGCTCTATGCCTTTACCAGGAATATGACCAATGCAGGTACTCATAACTACAGGTTCTATGGCACTGATGGAATGACGGAAGCGGTCGGGTTCCCGACTATGACCAGTGTTGTTACAGTGGTCGGCACACCCTATAAGGTAAGGCCCGAAGGCGGCGCCGGATGGTATACAACAATTCAAACTGCCGTAACTGCCTCCAGCGATCCTTCTACACTGCTTGTTTATCCAAATAGTGATTTTACGGCTGCCAAATATACGACGGGAGTTTATCTTGGAATCAGGCATAACAGGACGATAAGGTCCGTCTGCGGCGCTGAACTGACCAAAATTGCCGGCGGGGGCTCTGCGCTGCGATTCCAGGACAGCAATAACGGTTATGTCAGTGGATTTACGCTCATGAGTTCCGATATCGGATTTAGTGTGCTCAGGGGAAATAATACGGTCATTCGGGACAGCATATTCCGAAATAATTCAACGGCAGTTTCCGTCAATACGAGTGGTGCAAACTATATTCAGATTGCCAACAGTGAAATTTATGATAATTCACAGAGAGGCATTTACGCTAATGACGCCGATATGTTCCTCAATATTTCGAGTACCAGGATATACAATAATACGAGAAACGGAGCCGGAGCCGGAGCCTATTTCAACTATGGAACTTTCAGAATTGTAGATTCCGAAATAAGTAACAATGTTGCTTCTGCCGGAGCCGGCGGCGGTGTTTACTATCTGGGAGTAAATGCAGGGACTGAAATAGTCAATTCAGTTATTAGTGGCAACCAGTCTTCAGCTGCTGGTGGTGGACTTTATCTGAATAGCTCCAACCTTGATATGACCAATGTGACTTTCACAAATAACATTGCCGCTACTAACGGTGGAGCAATGAGTACGAACAGTACGAATGTTACCTGTACTAACTGCATTATTGCAGGCAATGAGGCTGCCACAGCGGGAGTTATGCAGAAGAACGGTGGAACGCAGTCCTTTATTAATACGACCTTCGCTTTCAATAAGGCGACAACGGGCAATGGTGGCGTCTTTAACGTATGTAATCTGCCTGTTATAACGGTGAGAAACAGCATTTTCTGGGGCAATTCGGCGGCCGGTAACGGCAGTATTGCCAATAAGGAGTGCGGTGCCCAAAATTTTATGACTATCAGTGATTCCGATATCTACCTTGCCGGAATTAATGGTGGAACCTATACGGATGAAGGTGGAAATATTAATCCGGCAAGAAACCCGAGCTTTGTTGTTCATACTACCAATTACAGGATTCAATCCGGTTCACCTGTCATTGATCAGGCAAATGCAGCCTATGCGCCTGCAAATGACATTGACGGCGAGGCCAGACCTTCGGGAGATGCCGATGATATGGGCGCTGATGAGCATACGGTCCTTGTTCCTGACAGTACGGCTGCCGGTACGGCGACTGCCGTTGGGGCCAACAGTACTTCCATTTTTGTGAGCATGCCCTACACGGGAGACGGCAACGATGATAATACCTTCCTTGTAGAGTACTGCGTCACATCTTCCTGCTCCTACGTAACGCATACAGGGCCGCTTGCAAGTTCCAGTAATCCCTTTACAACGACTATCACCGCTTTGACGCTGGGAGAAACCTATAATGTGCGCCTTACCTATGATGATCCCGATACGGTTACCGGGTCGCCCGTACAGACTGTCAGCAGTATTCTGCTTACAAACACTTTGCCTGATACGCCATCTAACAGTACGCCGGCAAATTCGGCGACTGCTGTAGCCCTTACGCCGACGCTGACGGCATCCGCCTTCTATGACGCTGATTCGGGAGATACGCACCAGGCAAGTCAGTGGCAGGTAGATGATAATGCTGATTTTGGCACGCCTTTTTATGATTCGGGCGCCGTGGCCGACCTTACAAGTCATACTTTAGGTTCATCCCTGTCCAATGGAACGGTTTATTATTGGCGCGTCCGTTACCAGGACAGTTATGGCGAGTGGTCAATTTATTCGACAGGTACTTTCTTTACTACCCTTAATAATGTGCCTGATACGCCGACTAACGGTACGCCTGCCGATGGGGCGATCAATGTCTCACTGACGCCGACGCTGACGGCGTCAGCCTTCTTCGATCCTGATGCGGGGGATACCCATCAGGCGAGCCAGTGGCAGGTGGACGATAATATTGATTTCAGCAGTCCTGCTTATGATTCCGGGAGTGTGACTGACCTTACCAGCCACAACCTGGGATCATCTCTCGGCGCCGGCACCACTTACTACTGGCGAGTCAGGTATGAGGATGATCATGGTGGCTGGTCGAGTTACTCGGCTGGGACCTCCTTTACTACCCTCAATAATGCGCCCCATACGCCGACAAACAGTACGCCGGCAGATGGCGCAACCGATGTTGCCGTTACACCGGCTTTAACGGCTTCCGTCTTTTCCGACCCCGATGCGGGAGATACCCACCAGGCAAGCCAGTGGCAGGTAAGTAGCGGTACGGGAGCCGGTTTTGATGCAGGCATCGTTCATGATTCGGGTACGACAGCCGTTGATCTTGTCAGCCATGCCCTATGGACAACGCTCAGTAATAGTACCGTCTATTACTGGCGCGTCCGTTACCAGGACAATAATAATGCCTGGTCAGGTTATTCGGCAGAAACCTCCTTTACTACCGTTGCCGCCAGCGGCGCCACTCATAATGTGTGTCCTGATCAGCCGGCCCCTTATGACAAGATTCAGACGGCCATAGCAGATGCCGGGACGGTATCAGGCGATACACTATCGGTTTGTGCTAATACCTGGAGTGAGAATATTGACTTTTTGAATAAGAACATTACCGTTAAGTCGGCCGGCGGCGCTGGAGTGACTATCATCCAGGGTGCGGCAGGTAACAATACGGCGGTAGTAACCTTTAATAACGCCTCTCTCAATAGCAGCGCTGTGCTCGATGGCTTTACTATCGACAATCAGGCTGCCGGTTCTGCAACGCGCGGTATTTATATCGGCCTCGGCGCTACGCCGACCATCAAGAACTCTATCATTCAGGGTAACAGCGCCGATAACGGTACTGACGGTGGCGGCGGCGTCTACGTCGTAGATTCATCGCCCTCTTTTGATAGCGTTACTGTTCGGGCCAACACAGCGCAAAATCGTGATGGCGCCGGTATGTATATTAAGGGCGCAGCCGGTGGCGCGACCATTACCAACTCCACCATTGGCGGTAGCTTGCCTGCTGATGGAAACAGCGGCGCCAACTCTACTGATGGCGCCGGGATTTACTTCACGGGTTCCACGGCAGGCACTTTGTCCATCAGCGGCAGTACTATCCGCAATAACGTAGCGACCGGTTTGGGCGGTGGTATTTACCTGGGGACCATTACTAATGCAACAGTTATCACGAATACAACCATTACTGAGAACCAAACCAACGTGAGGGCTGCCGGTATCTTCAGTCTGAATTCGCCGTTGACCATCACAAACAGCAGTATAGACAGCAATACCTCACTGCATTATGGCAGCGGGCTTTACCTCGACGGCGATGCGGCGGATGCAACCATTACAGGCGGTTCGGTGGACAGTAACATTGCTACAAGCGCCAGTGATGGGGCTGGCGCCGGCCTATATCTTGCGAATGGCGCAGATCTTTCTTATAGCGGTGGTTCAGTGAGTGGTAATATTGCAAATGCCGGCAATGGCGGCGGTATTTATGCCGTACATACCGGTACGGTATTGACTCTGGCCAGGATGAATATAAAAGGAAACAGGACCGTTCAGCGAGGTGGCGGCATGTATCTCGTAGCCGGTACTGCCGCAACCATCACCAACTCGATCATATCCGGTAATACTGTTGGTTCCAGTACCTGGGAAGAGGGTGGTGGAATACGGAACTACGGTTCCCTGGAAATTTATAACAGCACTATCGCCGGTAATTACGGGCCTGTTGGCGGCGGGTTGCATAATACGGGCACGGCCAATATCAAGAACAGTATATTCTGGAGTAACGTTGGAACCACTAATCCACAGATCAATGGTACTGTGGCTGTGATCTACACTGATGTGCAGGGTGGATTGACGGGAAGCGGCAGCTTCGATGGTGATGCCAGCGGTACAGGTAATTTAAATGTCGATCCTTCCTTTGTTTTGCTTGATGCGGCAGGCAGCGGTACGCCAAAGATTACCGGTGACTACCACATCAATACCGGTTCGGCTGTGGTTGATCAGGCCAAGGCTTCGGGAATCGGTGTGCCTGCTGATGATATTGATGGAGATTCTCGTTCATTGGGAACAAATCCTGATATGGGCGCTGATGAGAAGGAATAATACTTTATCTAATTGCTGTTAATAAAATAGACTACATCATTGAAGACCGGCAAAGAGATAAGCGCTTTGCCGGTTTTTTGTTTATTATAGCCTTTTTTTAATCCACAGGAGCCTGTCGGCTGCATTCTCCCTGCCTGTCAGGATAAAATGCGAAGGCGGTTTCTGCGCTCATAACCCCGCTGCTTGCGTCGTCGTGGCTCATATAAATGTTTCAAATTATGTTTTAGCCGATTGTGGCACACTTTTCGCAAGTATTAGATGTGTAAACTTTACTACTTTGCTAAAACTTATTATTTATGGTGATTTTTTACATGATTGTCCGTGATTTAGCGTAATTGTTTAGTCCTTTTTTGTTTTTTTCGCGCATTGTTCATCAGGTATTTGGGAGGCATCACTGTTATTCGAAAAAGAAGAAAGGAATCTAAATCAAAAAATTGCATAATTTCAGGGAAGTTTAAAGTTTCAACTCTTTTGTAAGTGAAAGTGTTTGATTGCAGTTTTAATGTTTTGACTGTTGGCATGTAATTTCAGAAAGGGCGGTATGATACGAAAAGTAAAGTCCCTAATTTTCTTCTTCTCTTTTCTTCTGCTGGTCCTCATTCCCCTTTCCCCGGAAGCGACGCTGGGTCCGCCCCATAACGATGCTAAATGTGTTGATTGTCACAGCGGTGGTTTTGCCGATGCATTATACTCTAATGCGCCGAGATGCCTAAACTGTCACGATAGTTTGAGCACAGCCAGGAGACGGCCCTTTGCAGAGAATGACGCCTCTCGCCTTTTAAATTATACGTCTTCACTGGTGACGGCAGGAGAGGGGCAGATTTCCCATGCCTGGGGAGTGACGGTTAACGAGCCCCGCGCCGGGTCCTCTGTGCCTCCTGCCGTTTATATGAGCTATGTGAGCAGAATAACCCGGACCCAGAAGAAGGTAAGCTGTCCTTCCTGTCATTCGGTGCATGCCAAAATGTACCCCAAGATGCTAAGGGGCCCCTATGAGAGCCTCGATTATTCAGCCTATGGGCTGGGGATTTTATATGGTGTGAATCAGCTCTGTTTCGAATGTCACGGCAAGCGGAACCAGACGAGCCATAAAGGTTACAGCCATCCTGTAAGGGTCCAACTGCCCGGTGACGAGGCGAGGTTTAACTATCCTCCCTATCTGGATCCGGCCTTTGCCGCAATTTCTTCATCCGTATTAAAGCTTTATTCTACCCCCGACGGCCCTGACAGGGTCATGTGTCTTACCTGCCACGGTATTCATGCCACCGATTCCAATCCCTATACCTTCGACAGGCTAAGTTCCGTTATGACCAATCTCAGCGCCGGTGACGGCTTCCTGCTCCGGCAATATAACGATTCGACGCTTTGCCGTAATTGTCATAACTACCAGTTCCATAATTCCATGAAGTGCCGCAACTGCCATGATCCCCATATGGTGGGTGACAACTACTACCTCGTCATGAATAATATGAGCACCCCTGAAATCAACGGCAATACCTTCGGCAATGTGTCCGTGAGCCTGACCAACCTGTCATCGGGTTTCGTTCTCTTTAATGAGACGGGACCGCGCGGGGTCTGTGAGACCTGTCACCGCCTTTCCACCGATTCACCGTCAGGGGCGCTTTTCCAGGGGTGGAGCAGCGCCCATGCATTGATGGGTATTAACAAGAGCGACGCCCCTGCATACAACTGCCTCGAATGCCATAATCACAAGACAGGAACAGGGAGTAAGAGCTTTTCAGGCTGCAACAGCTGCCACGGGACGCCGCCATTTAATAACTATTCCGGTCCCGATGGTTTTGCGGCTTTTAATGGAAAGAGCTACCGTAATGACGGTCCTTACCTGGATGAATCCCAGACCCCGCATTATAAGCATGCCGTTGAATATCCCTTTGGAGACCAGGGGGCAGGCTATGGGACGACGGGAACGTGCCGCGCCTGTCATGCAAACGAGGCAAGCCTGCATATGAATACGGTCTACCAGAATGTTAATTTCGGGCTCTATTCAGTTTCATCGTGGTCAAGGGGGAGTTATGATCCCGGAACGCGTAAATGTAGCAATATTTATTGCCACAGTAACGGTAATCCCTGGAATGTGGGGATTGCCGCTCCCATTGTGCCCGCCGAGTGGGGTGATAATACGTCGAAGAAACCAAATCCTGCCCGCTGTGGCAGCTGTCATAACTATCCGCCGTCAACAAATAAACATCCAACCCATGCTGATGACGGTTATACAACCAAGCCCTATGCCTTTGATTGTGCCAACTGCCACCATGATACGGTTGAAAACTATTCGACCATAAAAGATCCTTCCAGTGGT
Coding sequences:
- a CDS encoding right-handed parallel beta-helix repeat-containing protein — protein: MPDYTTGSPKGNSHETHVIKNNVECYTCHSVTLANSSTIGSTATHVDKVYNIDLLPTYDAGDPNYDSGSHTCDNASCHGGNITPPWGNTIECESCHGNAYDVDDYARWTNFTGVVAQIYTSDFTVRGHGRTTGNYDITGNGGADRVCKDCHDQTAPHGGAEKPFRTQISGDPDTFCLSCHGSGAQLQGAFSSITGIKSHTFTGMSEAGGYQNHTSWRIAPKCIDCHDPHGDGNIAMIHDKVHTGGSDDKGRRNAFFNKSTVVFRNHSNADSFANSSIYSLCQACHTKTSHFRQEGFGGASDQLHSNIGGAAGKRCTPTCHNHRGGFAHGISGGSGGAGGTGCVACHGHEKGTLYDPDMQLPVTFGSLSSMGAGTATPHSTHTETDADDKRGPAVYCSTCHDINNIPYFKSGTDANGDGRFNLSETDVCDACHSPAGSYDGVDDPSVGAKNNWHSGGVYNNNTALKAGKEKWCAGCHDDASSYVPNFSNISAPNVIGNETSIYTYGQGYGFYKTGHGLPANETVPSSGGIKSGPGKNCPDCHNITLPHIDGNARTFDCSDGCDSVEYQAGYRLRLVGGLNPMEVPRTTASDASDYRLCFSCHDSAPFLIAASTQTNFLTANFTLTTSINRHEYHLVQTNNRYVADYDGAAYDLGTLNSRITCLVCHNVHGSTQLAMIRDASLMGRNEGIKVWYRNDDVVYFDTTNTDPPSPEDLPLSASTGAIYRGATAANVLCTHCHFNNNTVGTIRNPFKNLTTAPQLDWTGDGNFIADGANPDSGVGGAYFEFRVKYTDTRNLAPGSVQVWIDVDDDNAGIGGYEATEKFDMIPANSGDGNYTDGNEYSKVIRIYKGGDNTIKYRFYASDGTKEATGDPTINNSIAIVNNSPVLDWTAEKYYVEDGVNPDRGSNGSKFVFRVSYTDNDDECPPAAGDMQVWIDANDVNSYEGGEMFNMSAVNPGDTSCSDGKFYVYSTNLSNAGDGTLNYTFRASDGFAAASGPASEDSQLSVTGGTNSPPALDWATAACLTDGVRPLEGATGADYQFMVSYTDPDNDVCPPPAGNMQVWIDENDASGYEAGEKHNMTAMDAGDNDCSDGKLYAFTRNMTNAGTHNYRFYGTDGMTEAVGFPTMTSVVTVVGTPYKVRPEGGAGWYTTIQTAVTASSDPSTLLVYPNSDFTAAKYTTGVYLGIRHNRTIRSVCGAELTKIAGGGSALRFQDSNNGYVSGFTLMSSDIGFSVLRGNNTVIRDSIFRNNSTAVSVNTSGANYIQIANSEIYDNSQRGIYANDADMFLNISSTRIYNNTRNGAGAGAYFNYGTFRIVDSEISNNVASAGAGGGVYYLGVNAGTEIVNSVISGNQSSAAGGGLYLNSSNLDMTNVTFTNNIAATNGGAMSTNSTNVTCTNCIIAGNEAATAGVMQKNGGTQSFINTTFAFNKATTGNGGVFNVCNLPVITVRNSIFWGNSAAGNGSIANKECGAQNFMTISDSDIYLAGINGGTYTDEGGNINPARNPSFVVHTTNYRIQSGSPVIDQANAAYAPANDIDGEARPSGDADDMGADEHTVLVPDSTAAGTATAVGANSTSIFVSMPYTGDGNDDNTFLVEYCVTSSCSYVTHTGPLASSSNPFTTTITALTLGETYNVRLTYDDPDTVTGSPVQTVSSILLTNTLPDTPSNSTPANSATAVALTPTLTASAFYDADSGDTHQASQWQVDDNADFGTPFYDSGAVADLTSHTLGSSLSNGTVYYWRVRYQDSYGEWSIYSTGTFFTTLNNVPDTPTNGTPADGAINVSLTPTLTASAFFDPDAGDTHQASQWQVDDNIDFSSPAYDSGSVTDLTSHNLGSSLGAGTTYYWRVRYEDDHGGWSSYSAGTSFTTLNNAPHTPTNSTPADGATDVAVTPALTASVFSDPDAGDTHQASQWQVSSGTGAGFDAGIVHDSGTTAVDLVSHALWTTLSNSTVYYWRVRYQDNNNAWSGYSAETSFTTVAASGATHNVCPDQPAPYDKIQTAIADAGTVSGDTLSVCANTWSENIDFLNKNITVKSAGGAGVTIIQGAAGNNTAVVTFNNASLNSSAVLDGFTIDNQAAGSATRGIYIGLGATPTIKNSIIQGNSADNGTDGGGGVYVVDSSPSFDSVTVRANTAQNRDGAGMYIKGAAGGATITNSTIGGSLPADGNSGANSTDGAGIYFTGSTAGTLSISGSTIRNNVATGLGGGIYLGTITNATVITNTTITENQTNVRAAGIFSLNSPLTITNSSIDSNTSLHYGSGLYLDGDAADATITGGSVDSNIATSASDGAGAGLYLANGADLSYSGGSVSGNIANAGNGGGIYAVHTGTVLTLARMNIKGNRTVQRGGGMYLVAGTAATITNSIISGNTVGSSTWEEGGGIRNYGSLEIYNSTIAGNYGPVGGGLHNTGTANIKNSIFWSNVGTTNPQINGTVAVIYTDVQGGLTGSGSFDGDASGTGNLNVDPSFVLLDAAGSGTPKITGDYHINTGSAVVDQAKASGIGVPADDIDGDSRSLGTNPDMGADEKE